In Camelus dromedarius isolate mCamDro1 chromosome 16, mCamDro1.pat, whole genome shotgun sequence, the genomic stretch gtcacacagctgaaacCCAGCAGAGCCAGGTCTGGCCATGTCGGGACTAAGGCACCCTCTTACCCTCCCACTACAGTTGGGCTGCCCCCTGCCTTTCCTGGGGTGACAAGGCTGGGGTGGTAGGGGCAGTGGTGGGGTTTTGGCGTTGGGCTCCACTCACCACAGGATCTGGGCCTAGGGCTCCAGGAACTGGCGTCGCCCGTCTGCTCCGTGGACACCCCCGTGGAAACGAACATGGTGATGGTGAGGGTGGACGGGCTGCCGCCCGAGGAGCTGTGCCGGCGCCTGCAGGCCGTGAGCGCCGACGAGGTGGCCCAGACCGGCCACGCGGTGCACGTGCTGCTGTTCCCCTGGACCAAGCGGTCAGTGCGTGCCGTGTGGCACCGCGACGTCTCGGTGCAGGACACTGAACTGGCGCTGAGGAAGTGGGCGTTTGTGCTCAGGCAGCTGGGGCCCTGAGGACAGGGTGATGGACCCTGTCTGTGCCctggctggggtggaggtggggagtggaggtGTCCCCAGGGAGCGggcagagaagaggcagtgaaacAACACCCCCGTTAACGGCTGGTCTCCTTGGGCCCCTTCACTTCCCATGACACTGGGGGTGAGGCCTTTCATCTGTTCTTCTAGCAAACCCCAAGTGCCCCTGTGTCCGGGACAGGGGCCAGAGCACGCAGGGCCAGGCGGGACCCCATGCTGGCCCCTTCCACAGCCCAGGGGGCAGCATGTGGCTCAGGAGAAGCATCTTGTGCTCGGGGACACACAGGAGGAAGCGTGAGAGGACATCAGAAAGGGACACTGGTGCTGGGTGgcggggttgggggctggggccTTATCCTGCAATCACCTAATgtgtatttacctttttaaacaaTACAATGTTTGCTTACAAAATGATCTGTCTTTATTGCACATAATTTGGGACTGGATCTCCTTTCTGGCAACTCCTGGGGTAATTTAGGCAGACTCGGTGGTTAGGACCACGCTGCTGAGGTCAACTAGAAGCCctggacaaaatatattttaaaaagccacccaagaaagaagggggagggtatagctcagtggtagagtttatgcttagcatacacgaggttctgggttcaatccccagtacctctattaataaataaataaggaaacttccttaCCTTcccccagaaaataaaaataaacttaaaaaaaaaaagaatctacatCTGTCTATACTATGGGAGATGCAAAATGTGGGGCTCTCCCAAGGCCCCAGAACCTCTCTCCTGTGCTTGAGGAGGTGATAATGACACAGAGAATCAAAAGCAAGCCAGCAACTCTAAACCTCTGTCgtgcctcctgccctgccccgccctgcAAACATGTCCTGTGCTGGTTTTCCATTGCTCTGCAACCAGTTACCCCCAAACAGCAGTAATCCTCAATTGTTTCTCATTGATTCTGTGGTCTAGGAATCAGGGAGAGGCTAGCTGGGCGGTTCTGGGAGTCCTTGGAGCTTCTCAGGAAGCTGCAGCCAAGACCTCAGTTAGGGGCTGGGGCAAACCAGAAATACCCTCTGTGGACCTCGGTTAATCAGAGACTGAGGCGTCGCAGAGCCATGCAGCCCCGCTGACACGGGCCGGGAGGCAGGGCGGGCAAGGCCCCCGCCTCCCACAAACACCGGCCCTCAGGGATCTGGGACCCCAGGGCCACCCATGTGTGTCTGTTTCCCCATCCTGTGCCTGGAGCCCACGCCTGCCTGCAGCCAGAGGCCCCGGGCTCAGCTCTCAGAGTCCCGACCCCAGCACACCCACAGGAGGCGCTGCCGTGGGACGGAGGAGAGGTCAGGTGAGAAGGAGCCTCCCAAGCCGAGAGGACCTGCCCACGAAGCCCGCCCCGGGCCCAACACGAGAGCCAGGGAGTCCTCCCTGCCTGCGCTGGCCTGGGAGGAAGGAGCTTGCTGTGTCTGCGGAAGGTGTCTCTGGACAGACGGATATGCAGGCCCAGCCGGTAACTGCCTAAGCCATGGGCGTGTGGTACCTGTTCTGAACATCATTAAGAGAGGAAAGGCTTATACTGCACACAGAACAAGCTGATTTATTTAAGGACTAGTTGGCACAATGTTGCCACATGAAATGGTAAATGCTAGAACACGAGCAGGAAGGGAAGCCCCCACTCAACCCCCCAGCTCTTTGCCCCTCAGTGGGCCCCCCAGAATGGGGCCAGCCCCTGATGCCGCCAGAGCTTCCTGTAACCTCTGAAGcaatggaggtgggggagggggagaccaAGGCAAGAGAGGCCACACACACCCCAGACTCAGGAGGCCCTGAGCCTGAGACCAGAGTAGGGGCTCCGGTCCCACCCAGCATCCGGGGAGCCCCAGCCTGCAGATCACCATGACCAGGCACAGGCTAGCCCCCCTGCCTGTCTGGCCCTCAGAGCAGCACTTGGCCTGGCTTGGCCTCTGGTCAAAGGTCCAGGCTCTGGCCTCTGTCGTGCTGGGCAGCCTCCGCCCCTCCTGGCTGAGAAGTCCCTCACTCTCCACCCTGGCAcggctcccccaccccaggagggcTTGCACACCTGCATGTTCCGGCGCCCACAGGGCCCTGCTGATCACAGACATTCCCCAGGGAGCTGCAGACAAGGAGGGGGTCCTGGAGCGCTGGCCCTCggaaggagcagcagcagcagcagcgccaGGACAAGGATCCGGGCCTGAACACAAGGCAGGCGGAGGCATGTCCAGCCCCCTGGGCTGCCCTGCGCCTGCAAATCCAAGGGGCCCCCAGtcctcagtctcctctccacCAACGCCTGCCCTCAGGGCGAGGGGACAGACAGAGGCCTGGGCAAACCCCAAGACTGCAAGGGCGCTGTTCTGGGTgacctgggcctcagtctcccttcTGTAAACTGGGTGAACGGTTAACTGTTGTGAAGGGAGCCTGGGAGCCCAGACGACCACAGAGCTCTGCAGGACGCCTCGCACAGGGCTGTAACTGGAtacctgcttctctctcccacgGCCCCTTCCCTGGGATCAGGGTAGCCTCTCCGCCTGGCTCAGGTCCCCAGAAAGGAAGGGGGACGGTGGTGACACACCAGGAGTGATGGGGGCTGGGTGAGCCCAGGCCACACCCTTGAGAGGCGAGGGGACCCACTGACCACCCAGAAGCCCACAGCACCCCCACCCAACTCCACCACCAACCATCCCACAGCCATTTGCTTCCTCTTTCCCAGACTCACTTTTCTCACCTCTGAGAGGGGCTAAATCACTTAGTTCCTAAAGGCACAACGGGCTAAGGGAGCCCCAGACATCTGGCTTTGCCAAGTAAGAGGAACTTAAATTCTCGGCTCTGCCCCCTGCTCACCTCAGGACCTCccgccccagcccagccaggacTCCAGCCAGGCCTTCAGAACGGGgctcccagcagccttctcccGCAGCCTCTCCAGGGCCGGGCTCTGGCCACCAAATTCCAAAAGGTGCAAAGGGAAAccgagcccctccccacccccacccccgcccttcTGGGACTCAGATGACCACAGAGTGGGGGGCGCCCGGCTGCTGGCTCAGGCCGAGGGCTCGGGCTGCTGTGAGCAGGAGGGTGCCGCTGAGTGCCTCCGAGGCGCAGGAGCCCCAGGCCAGGGCCACAGACCAGCCGAAGCTGATGCGGACGTCCTGCACGTGCCGGGGGCCGTACTGGCGGGCCGTCTCCGCCAGGGCCAGGTGCGAGTAGTGGATGTAGACGCTGATTCCCGCCAGGGTCAGGGTGCCTGGGGGACGGGGTGTGGAGTGACCAGAGTGCATGCCTGCTGGGGGCGCCTGCTACTTGGGCCCCTGGCCAAGGTGGTCCTGCAGACATGGCCTTGGGAGCCCCTGCCCACTGGCCTCTGGGGGCAACAGAGGCCCTGATTCAGTCCTCAAACCTCAGGACTTCACCCTACAAAACCCCCTTGCAAACAGCACCCCATACACCCACAATATATAGTCCCCACTCACATAAATGCCCCATAGACACAGCACCCTCCATCCTCCCTTACCCCTGGagtccccaacacacacacacacacacacacacacacacacacacacacacacacacacacacacacacacacacacacacacacacacacacacagtgatctCTCCTGGGAGCCGGGAGCGGAGAGCTGGAGCTCTGACCAGGCGCCCTGAGccatcccctgccctgcccctctggcCCCCTCTAGCCCacagcttcccctccccacttcactGGGCCACATGCTCCCCTCCTGGCCCTAGCTCAGTGTCCCTCTCTCCCAgaagccctctcccctccccagctctgagtTTCAGGCCCTTCCTACTGCTCCCAATACCCATGTCCTTCCCCAGACAAGGACGTCCTCCTCCCTCCGACCCCACGTCTCTGTGAAGTCAAAGGAAGGAGGCTGGCTTAGCACATGGTGCCTGGAGGCCCTGGAGGTTCAGGGGCAAACAAAGAGCTGGGCACTGGGACATTTTCCTGTCCACTTGGGCTTAGAGGGACCAGCCCAGAGAGTCACCTCCTGTCCCACAGCTGCAGGATGACATCAGAGCCTGCCCTTGGTACCAGCTATAGAGACTGCAGGGTGGGTCCTGAGGCTCCTACAGGCACTTCCTGGGTGCACGGTGCTCCCTCTGGACGCTGCCCTACTAAGGGCAAGAGGCTGACCGGAGCTGACCTTCAGGGCAGGTCTGGACCTCACTGGGACCCAGAGAAGGGGCAGAGCCCCGGGCTCCGCTCCTGCCCGACTCTTACCCAGGTCCTCTGCGATTCCTCACTTGACCaaagatgggaaggagggagggagggaggactcaCAGCCACCAGCCTAGGTTCTGGGCAGAGCCGCAGCAGAAGTTATGGATTTAATTTGGGGAAGATGTGAAGCCAGACCGACTGCGGGCCTCTGGGACTGAGGTCAGTGCCTAGTGCTGGGGCTGAGCACGCCTCTCAGGTTTCCTTGGGGAGCTCTCATACAGCTGGGGCTCCAGAAAGAGAGGTGTCTGTCTCAGCCTACAGTGGTCAGGGCTCCTGCCAAATTGCTCTCTGAGCCACAGACCTCCTGGGGATGACTCAGGCATCTCCCCTGGCTAGTGCCGGAGCCTCGAGCTAGGTGATAGCAATCAGCAGAAATCATCACCCAGGCCATGTCCATCCTCACACCCCCAGCTCAGGGTCCAGCCAGCATCGTCCTGGACCTGTGTGTGACTCCCTCTCCCTGCAGTAATGACGGAAGTGGGGAATTGTGGGGTGATCTGGCCACATGCAGGTCCCCTTAGTGTGACATTCCTATCTCAGAGCCCCCGGAGCTGGTGCATCGGTCAGCCCTGGCCCCATCTGGGCAGGCTCCTGACAGTGACATCAGATGGATCCATTTCCACGGAGAAGCTGCCATGCAAGGAAAGCAGAGGTGCAGCCAGTCTGGCCCCtgagcaggggagcaggggggGGTTCTTCCACCAAggctccctgcctgccctccctcgaGCAGGCGGAATGCCCTCTACCAACTGAATGCCCCCTACTAGCTGCCTCCAGACCCTCCCTCTGCCTACTGGCCGGCACCCTGGTTCCAAGCATAATGCAAGGTTTCCTTCATCATAAGGTTTCCTGGTTACAATCCTACCCAATTACTCCTCTCAGTGGCATCCCAAGGTCCTCTTAATTGGAttttggacacacacacacagggtccCCAGGGGTCAGTTCAGAGCTGACGCTCTaacttctcttgctctctctctaaACCAAACACCCAGGCTGCCAGTCCTCCGGCAGTTGGTGCTGGGCGGGCCGTCTACTCGCTCCTGACCGAGGCCTCTCAAGAGGCCCAGCAGCCCCGGGGAGGAAGCAGGTCTCCTGGGAGGGAGCCCCAGGATGCTGTGGTCTGGTCCTTGAGCCATGGCCCTGACAGTACGGACGCCAGGTTTGGCTCAGGCCTGGCCCTGGATGGGAGGGGCCACTGAGGACTGACCCCAAGGAGCCTCCAGCCCACTGTCAATGACAGCCAGCCCGAGGCACCCGTGTCTGTGCCATGGCACCAAAAGGCAGTGAAGGGGACTCCAGGACAAGCTTCCTGCTGACCTCAGTTTTCCCTTGGCCATCTCAGCTGGGAGCTGCGACCACTGAGTGTTGGTGACACCACATCCCTGAGCAGGGCTTGGCCAAGTGCCTGCGGTCTAGAGGAATGTCAGCTGATGAACTGTTACTAGTCCCAGTCTGGGCCTGGCTTGGGGTCACTGCCAAGGACTCTGAGGCTGCATCTCACCCTGTCTTACTGCCTGACCCTGCCTGGCCCACGCCAAACCCCTGCCCACATGGCTCCCTCGGCCGGGACAGTCTGGGGAGCAGTGGGGAACGGGTGGGGGTCGGTCTAGCAGGGCAGTTCCTGGGGTCCCTGCGGAGATCCTCACACCTCCCCCGCCTGGAAGCTCAGTCTTGGGCCTCCTCCACCCCAGTCCCTGGATCTGGGCCCACAGCCAGAATCCCTGCCCTTACAAAGGCCCCCTCCTCCTACAGCTCAGTCTCTAGGGAGGGCCCAGGCTCAGAGCAGCCAGCAGGGCACAGGGGATAGAGCAGGAGGGGCAGCACCCCACTCTCAGGACTTGTGGCCTCCATGGCCCCCAGACTCACCCCCCAGCAAGAAGTAGCAGCCAGTGAAGAGCAGCAGAGGGCCGTTCCGGGCCAGGGAACTGAGGAGGCCGCAGATCCAGCCGCACACGATGAGGATGAGGCTCAGGGGCAGGACCACCATGACGGCACGGTGCAGCGCTGCCAGGAGACGGGGGTCAGGGAGCATCTGGGGACCCGGACCTGCCCCCAGGGAGCTCTAACTGGGCCCTTCAgagccctgcctgcctggagGTCCTCCTTCGCAGGGCACATGGGATCATCTTAGCCTTGGCCGGAGGACGAGCTGGACCATCTGAGTCCCTCTGATGTCTCCATGGTAACCACCTGACCCTCCCAGTGCCCACCCTGGGTCCTAACAGGCTTCCTGAGGCCCAGGGTGAGGGGGTTCCCCAGTACCCTTCCCAACCGCCCCAGGTTCTCTGGGGCAGCGGATACATGCCCCTCTATCCACAAGGTGGGAGCTGCCCACCAGCTAGACCCATTTGGAAACATAAAGGAGAGTCCAGAAGGGGCACGGGGAGGGCAGGACAGGCTGGGGGTCAGGTGCCTGTGGTCACAAACCAACCACAGAGCATGGGGGCTGAGGCCAGTCATGTGGGGAAATGTCCTCCGGGCCACGCAGGGTCGGGCTGGAGGCAGTTCTGTGGGTCCAGGATGAGCGGGTTCTGAGCCTCGCCCGGCGATGACGAGGCCGGGGGATGACGCCGGCCCCAGCACTCACAGAGCAGGCGCCGCACTGAGGCGGAGGCATCCAGGACCTCGCTGGCAAAGGGGTCAATCAGGGGGATGCAGCTGTTCTGCCCTAAAAAGCAGAAAGAACGCAGAGCCTGGTGGGCCAGACCCCGGTGGGCCCACTACCCACCCTGTGCTTGTCGGAGATGGGACGTCTGCAGGCTCTCACCCGCAGCTGGAGCCGAGGGCCCCACGGGGCGCTGTCAGATTCTCTCCTGGAACTCGGTGTTGGGGCTCCAGATGGGTTTGGAGGGCTCCAGACCTTTCACTTTGCTTATTTAGTGTACAAATAATACCTACGTGGATGCTCGTGGAAAATCTCAAACACTGCAGAGGCTGCCCTCAGGCCTCCCTCGGGCCGGGCTCCCTAAGCATGCTCACACGCGGAAGCCAGGCTTCAGCTGCCCGGGAGAAGGGCGTGTAATGTGGGCTCTCTGACTCTGCGCACACGGGCACACATGCATGAACACATGCACAGGTTGGGAGAGGCCTGGGGCCTCCGGCTGCCtgtgggatggatggatgaataacagctctgtccttccttccccgCAGCTCTGAGGAAGGCACcagcatgcacacatgcacaggcACACAGCTGCATTCACGCTCTCACACCGACTGCACTCACAAACACGTGCACACCCATTTACACACGCTCGCATGCATCCCTGCCGCCCAGCGCTTGTCCTGTGCAGGGGAAGCCCCCCAGTCCAGCCCCACCACGGTGAGGGGGGAGCTGTGAGGCCAGCAGTTGAGGGGGGAGGAGTGTGGAAGCCCTCATCCTCAGGCCTTGCTGAGGAAAGCTCTCCTCTCTCCTGTGCAGGTCTGAAACCATGTGGGGCCCCTACTTTCTACCCAGTGCACCTCAGGCTGCTGTGTGGTGTGGGGCAGTGGGGGGCAGCAGAGCGGGGGGCCTTGCCACACAGCCCTGGCTGTGCCTGATGGGGAGCCGGGATAATGGGGTGACCAGACTGAGCCACCACAGTAATCAAGAAACAACTCGTCATTGGGGTGAGGAACCCTGGCCTTGCCAGAGCCCCAGCTCCCACACCTGGGCCTCCTCCTCCACACTGGCTTCCACCTCAGTCCAGGGCCCCTGCAGATGGTGACCTGCCACCTTCCAAGGGACACACCACCACTTCTAAAACAAGACAGGCTCCCAGTAGGTGAGGCTGAGGGGCTGCTGAGGGCATCTGCCCTGGGAGGCTCTTGGGGTCCTTATGGGACCACCCAGTGCCCCCTACTTTCACCTCCCACTCTCAGCCTGGCCCTGAGCAGgagtcccttcctcctccagctggACTGTCACagctgggggggaggggtgcccaGGAGACCCCTGAGGGCAGACcgggcggggtggagggtggggggcaggggaggcctcTCAGCACTACTCTGGGAGGAGGAGGTGCAGACTGGGGGTccgaggggaaggggaaggggggtgagcagtgttgggggaggggcagcaggtaCCTTCGCAGATGCGCCAGAGCCCCGAGTGGGAGGAGAGCTGCCCGTCTCGGCTGGTGCGGTTGCCGGCGTCCGCCACCTCCAGGATGTACCAGTAGTCGCTGGCCACGGCAGCTGCCAGCAGCGCGAAGCTGAGCAGCGCACCCAGGGCAGCGGCCAGGAGCAGAGCGCCCAGCCGGGCCATCCGGGTTGCGGGTGCAGGGGTCCCAGGAGCTGGGtgtcagggagaggagggagctggaaggtgagggggagctggggagtggggggctCGCGGGAAGCTGGGATTGAGGGAGTGGAGAGAGCCAGCAAGAGGAGCCCGGGGGAgtaggggcagggaggaggtggggaagctggggagtagggcaggggaggggtcCCAGAGAGGGGGCGGCGGGAACCAGAAAGGCAGGTGGTGCTCCCGGGGCTCTTCTGGGCTCCGCGCCCGAGTTCCTGGCGGGCAGCACTCCTCAGGTGGGCAGGGAACGCCTGTCTGTCTGCGATCGCTGAGCTCACCCCtcggggagaggaagaggagatcGGGGAGCCAGCGCAGGTAGCCGGGTGCAGATATGTGTTCGAATTCCAGTGTCCCCAGTgagctggctgctggctggggtccctgggcaaatttcttaatttctctaaaCCTCCAGTTCTTCAGCTGCCAAAGGgccaggctgaggaggaaggagggtggggcctgcagcagccccaggggCTCAGCAGGCAGCCTGAATGGTGGGAGGCAGCCCCTCCGCTGGGGCCCTTGGCTGCTGGTTGGCCCTGGGGTCTTAGTCTCCAAGACCTACCATTAGAGGGACCCAATGAAGACGGGGTGGCTGGCAAGGGGGCTGCCGAAGGAAGTCTTGCTTCTGATGAGCTCCAGTTACCAACGCCACACGAGGCAAGGCGGTCCTCTGCCCACCCATCACTCACTTATAAACCTAAATGAAGTCTCTTCTAGGACAGCTGCCGGGTGCTtgcagggcaggaggcagaggagtcACAAAAGGGGCCCCACCCAGGAGCAGGAGCAGTGGCCTGTGCGGAGGGACAGGCTGGTGCTGCCATAGTGGGGCTGTCTGGGGTTCAGTCTTGGGAGGGCCTCCCCTCCAGGTCTCTGGACTGTCCCTcgtgccccctcccccccacatTGTGAGCAGAGACAGGAGTCAGGCTGGAAGTCCACATCCTCATGGGGGCCGTCCTTCTCAGAGGAAGCAGCTTCATGACTTAGGGAATCCAAGGGGTCTCATTTCGGAgtgtttggggggtttttttggccCCTTTTTCTCTACCAGGCTCTTCTGGGTTTGAGGAATATAGTTAGGCGGTAAAAACGGTCCTAGCAAAGTTACTGAAACAATACTTCAAAGGGCGGTCAGACAGCGGCATGGAATTGTCCACCTTTCTTCACACCACACCCAAGACTAGGTTGGGGAGTGTGGCGGGGGGTgagggggtagggtggggggggTCCTGGCTGAGCAGGGGGTGATCATGGTACCCTTTGTGCCTGCCGGCCCTGCCCCGAGGCCCTGCTCTGGAAGCAAGGTGTCAGCAGCTGCCCTCCTCTCTGGGTGAGGGGGGCATTGGGCCTGCAAAGTGAAAGAATTCAGCTGGCAGATGGGGAGCAGAGCCATCTGCAccagaaggaggggagggtggggacagagctgggaaagagagagaatgaccCCAATGGATGCCCCACAGCGTGACAGGATGGGTATTGCTTCTGTGTTTCAGATATGACTTGAGACCATGTTTAGGGAGAACAGAGGAACCCTTTAGGCTGAACACTCCACAGTGTGGATGGGCCACACTTCCTCCCAGGGACCCTCTGCCTCTCGCTTGAAAGGGTCTCCTTTGCACCCCCATAAAGCTTAAACAGAACAGGATTCTGCTGTCAGGGCCAGCAATGGGCGCTGTTCGAGGCTACTGTTACCCCAGAGCCTCGCATTCCTGTAGAGGAACAGACACGTATTCCGCTCACGTTGCAGTGTCGATGGCCAGGTCAGCAGTCTACACCCCATGGCTTTAAAGACCTGGCTCAGGTTAAACCCCAGACTGTGCAGTCAGAGCTACTGATTGGATGGTGTCGACACCCCAGACAGTGGGTGTCGGTCCTTCAGGGGCTACTTTGATGAATTTCACCAGGCTACTTCCCTCGAGATGGATCCAAATTGTACCCTAGCCTAGCTCTGAAAGGGCGCTGCTTTAGAATGACCAATTACTTTCCATTATTCATCCTTTCATCAACTTGCAACCCAGAACTTGTCACCTGGCTGTTGGGGCCTCTTCAAAGCCAGCATCAGACCACTAGCACAGGAATCAGGGCAGGCGGCATCTTCGATGGAAGAAATCCCAATTATGAGGGACAAAGAAACAGGGCTGCACCCAATCCTCTCTTCTTTAAACTTACATTCAGCTAGCTCGCAGCGGCTGGAGGAACAGGATGCCTGGCTCCAGCAATAGGTCCCCTGCTCCAGGCCAATCAACGGCACCATAAATGGCCTCCAAtgcagggcagggaagcagccgAAACCACTGGCAACATTACGGTCAGAGCCGCTCAGCACCGGCTGCACCACAGCTGATCTCACTGCGTTTGGCAAACATCCTTCAACAGAAAATGAACCTCCTGACCTCACCCTACCTGACAGGTCAGCTCGTTCCCTCAGGGAGCATTATGAAGCAAATTCAAACTGGTAGACTCTTCAAGATACTGTTCTAGTCAAAAACCAACCATGCTACAGGGTTCTCAGATGGTCGGGGTCACAGGTGGGAAACACTGATGTGCAGGGCGGCAGCCACATGGCCGGTCACTCTCATCCGCCAGGGCTCACAGGCCTATAAGGGCTCATCACGGCCACCCTGGATGGGCCAGCCCCTGTCCAGTCTG encodes the following:
- the TMEM235 gene encoding transmembrane protein 235 isoform X2; protein product: MARLGALLLAAALGALLSFALLAAAVASDYWYILEVADAGNRTSRDGQLSSHSGLWRICEALHRAVMVVLPLSLILIVCGWICGLLSSLARNGPLLLFTGCYFLLGGTLTLAGISVYIHYSHLALAETARQYGPRHVQDVRISFGWSVALAWGSCASEALSGTLLLTAARALGLSQQPGAPHSVVI
- the TMEM235 gene encoding transmembrane protein 235 isoform X3 produces the protein MARLGALLLAAALGALLSFALLAAAVASDYWYILEVADAGNRTSRDGQLSSHSGLWRICEGTLTLAGISVYIHYSHLALAETARQYGPRHVQDVRISFGWSVALAWGSCASEALSGTLLLTAARALGLSQQPGAPHSVVI
- the TMEM235 gene encoding transmembrane protein 235 isoform X1 — its product is MARLGALLLAAALGALLSFALLAAAVASDYWYILEVADAGNRTSRDGQLSSHSGLWRICEGQNSCIPLIDPFASEVLDASASVRRLLSLHRAVMVVLPLSLILIVCGWICGLLSSLARNGPLLLFTGCYFLLGGTLTLAGISVYIHYSHLALAETARQYGPRHVQDVRISFGWSVALAWGSCASEALSGTLLLTAARALGLSQQPGAPHSVVI